The Mangrovibacillus cuniculi sequence TACTTCGATATTTGTTAATTCTTTTTTGGTTTCCGATGCGAATGACACAGAAACCCCCTCCTTTCACGGGAGTTAAGAGCGCGGTGATTGCGCTAGCCTTTCTACTAAAAGCTTAGCTACGCGGTCCGTTTTATGACGTAGATATCCGCCTTGGTACGTTAAGATATCTTCTATCATGACATTCAATCCAAGTTCTTGAAGCCTTTCTATATCAAAAACAACCGGTTGCGCTAATTCCTCTTTGTATTGTTCTAAGATGTCTATAGGAACTTGCTCATTATTAACTAAAATTGTATCAATAAATTTGCCACCTAAATGATGGAAGAGTGCTTCAATATGATCACTTGCTGAGTAGTGGAGCGTCTCTCCAAGTTGTGTCATTAGGTTACAAATATAAATCTTCTCTGCTTTTGCATTTTGTAACGCTGTTTGAATACCTGGTACAAGCAAATTTGGGATTATACTTGTGTACAAACTTCCAGGCCCTATTAAAATTAAATCTGCTTCTTCTATTGCTTGTAATGTTTCAGGAACTGTTTCTACTTTAGCAGGTGTTAAAAAAACACGTTTAATTTCCTTTTTTGCTAAAGGAATGGCAGACTCACCACTAACAATTGTTCCATCTGACATTTCTGCATGTAAAACAACGCTCTCTCTCGCGGCAGGTAATACTGTACCACGAACATTTAAGACTTTACTCATTTCCTGTACTGCATGTACAAAGTCACCAGTAATATTCGTCATCGCTGCAATGATTAGGTTACCTAATGAATGTCCAGCAAGCTCGTTGCTCGTTTTAAATCGATGTTGAAACATTTGCTCCACTAGAGGTTCTACATCTGACAAAGCTGCTAAAACATTTCTAATATCACCTGGAGGCGGAATGTCTAAATCTTTTCGCAATCTACCAGAACTTCCTCCATCATCTGCAACCGTAACAATTGCGGAAAGACAGACAGGATGATGCTTTAATCCCCTAAGCAACACAGGAAGTCCTGTCCCACCTCCAATTACTACTACTTTCTTTTGACGCGTACTCATTTCGGGTCCTTCCTGCGTTCAATATCTCTATGATTAATCACCGTATGATAATCAGACTTAAAATATTCAGCAAATCTCTCTGTTAATGCTACAGATCGATGTTGACCACCCGTACAGCCTATTGCGATAACTAGTTGACTTTTTCCTTCTCTTTTATATTGAGGTAACATAAAGGAAAGGAGATCCGTCGTTTTTTCAAAAAATTTCTGTGTTTCTGACCATTTACAAACGTAGTCATACACTTCTTGATCTAGTCCTGTTTTTGGTCTCATAGAGTCAATGTAGTGAGGGTTTGGCAAGAATCTGACATCAAATACTAAGTCAGCGTCAATTGGTATTCCATACTTGAAACCAAATGACATCACATTTACGGTAAATGTAGATTGGGTAGTAGAAGAGAATTCTTTTATGATACGTTCTCGAAGTTCACGAGGTTTCATCGCGGAAGTGTAATACGTGACTTGTGCTCTTCCTTTAAGCTCTTCTAACAATTTGCGTTCTTGCTCAATTCCTTCTAACGGTAAACCAGATGGAGCTAATGGGTGTGTACGACGAGTTTCTTTATATCGCCTAACTAACACTTCATTTGCTGCATCTAAAAATAATATTTGAGGAGTAACCCAGTCTACCTCTGTCATTTCATCCAATGCTTGAAACAAATGGTCAAAAAATTCTCGTCCACGTAAGTCCATTACAAGCGCTACTTTATTCATTTTTGAACCTGACTCTTTCATCAGTTCTAAAAATTTGGAAAGGAGCGTTGGAGGTAAGTTATCTACACAGAAGAAACCTAGGTCCTCAAAACTTTGAATAGCTACTGTTTTACCAGCACCAGACATTCCTGTAATAATTACCAACTGTGTTGTAGAAGATCCTGTACTCATCCCTTACACCTCCGTATGAAAATATTCTGCATGTAGCAGTCGAAAATCCTCTGTGTACTCTAATGTACCAGAAAGAATTCCTGTCCCATGTAGTGCATGGTCAATCAACTTGCGGTCTCCTTCAGCCATCGGCAGAGTCTTAATGGCTTCTATCGGTTGCCAAGAAAGAATTCCTTCTTCTGTGGTTTCCAAGACGGTACCTGTTGCATTGGATGCTTTAAAAGTGAACATCATCCATTCATTTACAATATGATTGTCTTTATCTTTAATGATATAAGTGAGGACAGACGAAAGTGTATGCCCCTCAATACGAAGCCCTGTTTCTTCTGAAAACTCACGGAACACTGCTTGTGCAATATGTTCCCCTTGTTCCATCTTGCCACCTGGAGCGACCCACCAGTTCCGACGGGGTTTTTGCAGCATTAATACGGAATCATCTTGAGTAAAAACGCAATTAGTTACGCGTTGCATAGCTTTCACCTACCTATATATAGCAATTATGATCTATTCTTATAAGTATACTATTATTGTACTAGAGAATGAACAAAATGTAACGTGAAATATAGACAACTTTATCTGGTGTGTCTTTCATTCATGTTTATTCTCTCCTAGCTTACATTTTCCTCGCACTTCGTGAGTTTAAGACCCTCTTATTCTCTCCTAGCTTGGATTTTCCTTGCGCTTCATGGGTTTAAGACCCTCTTATTCTCTCCTAGCTTCGATTTTCCTCGTGCTTCATGAGTTTAAGACCCTCTTATTCTCTCCTAGCTTCGATTTTCCTTGCGCTTCGTGAGTTTAAGACGCTCTTATTCTCTCCTAGCTTCGATTTCCCTCGCGCTTCATGAGTTTAAGACGCTCTTATTCTCTCCTAGCTTAGATTTTCCTCGCCCTTCGTGAGTTTAAGGAGACTCACCTAAGAGCAAGCCACATCACGTGGCTAACGATGAGTTGTTGCCGTTCACGCAACAAAAAAAGGAGCCACCAGTGTCTTCTATACTGGTGGCTCCAAAAGTATTCTAAGGGGGTCAATTCTCTTCCTTAGAATAGCAAACCAATGTGTCAATTGGATTTCATTACCGTTAAAATGAAGTGACGTTTTGATTGCGAATTATGCTTTTAGTTTCTCCACTAGCTCTTCTACATAGTGTTGAGCCGTTTGAGCAGCAATACTTCCGTCACCAGTTGCCGTTACGATTTGGCGAAGTGTTTTTTCACGCACATCTCCAGCTGCAAAGATACCCGGTACTTTTGTTTCCATCTTGTCGTTTGTTTCGATATATCCGGCTTCGTTCATAATACCTAAATTTTCGAATGGCTTTGTTAAAGGAACCATCCCAATATAGATAAACACGCCATCTGCTTTAAATTCTGTTTCTTCCCCGTTCTCAGTAGAAACTAATGTTACGGAACCTACTTTCCCGTTAGCTTCATTTATTTCTTTCACTGTATGATTCCAGATGAAGTCTACTTTTTCATTATCAAAAGCACGTTGTTGCAGGATCTTTTGCGCACGAAGCTCCTCACGACGATGCACAATTGTCACCTTCTCAGCAAAACGAGTTAGGTAAACTCCTTCTTCTACTGCAGAGTCTCCTCCCCCTACAACGACAAGCTCTTTCCCTTTAAAGAAAGCTCCATCACAAACCGCACAGTAAGAAACTCCGCGTCCACCTAGTTCTTTTTCACCCGGGACACCGATTTTCTTGTATTCTGCACCAGTTGTAATAATAACGGAGCGAGCTTTGAACTCTTTAGAAGAAGTTTTAACTGTTTTAAGCTCTTCTCCATCTACGATTTCTTTAATATCGCCATAAGCATATTCTGCACCAAATTTTTTCGCATGTTCGAACATCTTATTTGATAGGTCTGGTCCAAGAATATGGTCGTAACCTGGATAGTTTTCTACTTCTTCTGTATTCGCCATTTGTCCACCTGGTACACCACGCTCAATCATAACTGTTGATAAGTTAGCACGAGATGTGTAAACAGCTGCTGTCATTCCTGCTGGACCAGCACCAATAATAGCTACATCATAAATTTTTTCTTCTGACATGTTGATTTCACTCCTTCGATATATCACTTATAACATTAGCATTTGCTTATATAGTATCGAACTTTATCGGAATTGAACATTTTTCTGCTCACGATAACAATTCTTTAATTACCTTGCAATACTTACTTACTGTTGAAGGTGAAACACCGTAAAGGGTAGCCCATTCTTTTATTGTTGTTTTTTGGCCTGATAATTGATGCCATACCACTTGTAAAGCCGATGCGTAGGCTTTTTCATTCTTGAAAGTGTGTCCACTTGCAACACCTCTTAAAAATACGGAGAACCACATTAAAATTACAGGTTTATACTCTTTATCCTCTCCAAAGAGCTCTTGACTTAGCAAAATTGCTGTATCATGAACGAAAGTAAACATTGGTAATAAATCTTCCTGTTCTTCTGCCGCCGGATCTCTTTTTAGAATATAAGCAAGGTAAGCCTTCTCCATCATTGGAAGTTGCTGTACTGGAGCATTTTCTAAAATCAGCTTTCGCTTTTCTTGAGAAGATAATTGAGATAAAAGGAATAACCCATACATAATTTCCACTGTATCTTCGCTTGTGACTAAAGCCATAATGTAATAAGGATCTTCCTCATGGATTTGAATGTTATCCATTAACCATGGTTCTTCTCCTGCTTTCTCTGGATCTTGTTCCACAACTTTCTTCCAATAGTATTCTGCTTCTCTTGTAAATCCTAATTGGTGAGAAGTAATGGATAACCAATAGTAAAACGCTCCGTCCCCTTCATATCCTTTACGAGCAAGTAGCTTTAACCACTTGTATGCATCTTCATAATAGCCTAGCAAAGCAAACGTTGCTCCCAGCTTATAACGATGCTCTTGTAAAATTGGACGAACAATTCGGAGACCTCTTAGTACTGCATCCACCTCATCTTTTTTTCCTTCGTAATAGAAAAGAACAGCCAAATTACATCTAGCATGGAGATTACCTGGATTCTTATCTAACACCTCGTCTAAAATCTCAAAACTCTTTTGGATTTGACCAGAATGGAAAAAGGCTAAGGAAAGATTATTATATGCAGACCAGAATTCCGGGTGTTCCTGAATAACTTCATTTAGCAATGCGATTGCTTCATCATACTTTCCATCTGCAATTAATTGTCGTGCTTGTTCTTGTTTATAAATTAATTCGTCTTCTTCCTCTTCATCACCAAGAAGATCACCAGCGTCCATCTCTACTAGTTCAATTAGATCTTCCGCATCTTCCGCAAATTCACCAGTAGGTTCAACGGTTAAATATCTTGTGGCATATTGATATGCTTCTCGGAACCATCCGAGATGAGCATAATTATTAGCAATAAAGTATAGGCACTCTTTCATGTATGGATCCAAATCATCCATTACTTCTAAAAGTAGTTCATTGGATTTTTCAAAAAAGCCTAACTCTGTATATAAAATAGCTAGTTGCGTTGATATTGTTGGTTCTAATGGTTCTAATTCGCGAGCGCGTTCTAGATACCTTTTCGCCTTCGCTAACTCTCGGCGGTGGTATGCTGTGATGCCTCTATGGAAGTAATATTCTCCAGTCGGATGGAAGGATACTATTTGTCCTTTTTCTTGTTTCCGACGAAGCCTTATGTCTTTTCTCATAGTCCCCCCACTCACCGTTTCTGACATGTTTAACTGTCTTATTTTATCATTGTATGCTGGTAAAAGAAAGGTGGGGGAAGGAAGAAAAGAAGTGAATATATGGATGTAGTTGGTGAACGAGTTGAGAGGTACTTTCTGTTTTGGGTTATTGGTTGCTTCGGCGCGCTTCATCAATGGACCCTATGCTCCTTTTGTGGCTCTTGCATCCCTTGGTGCTCCTTGCCACAGGACCCTAAACTCCTTTTTTTTGCTTTGCATCCCTTTGCACGCTTCGCCAAGGAACCCTATCGTCATTGCATCCCTTGGTTTTAAAGGAGACTCATCTAAAGGCAAGCCACATCACGTGGCGAGCGGTGAGTTGTTACAGGTCACGTAACAAAAAAAGCTACCCAGCATCCAACGCTAGGTAGCTTTACAATTATTTTGCGTGACGTTCTTTCAACACGTCTACCACTTCTGAGAATTCAATGCCTTGCTCACGAAGTACCACCATCAGATGGAAAAGTAAATCAGCTGATTCCCATTTCACTTCTTCACGGTCTCGGTTCTTTGCACCGATGATTACTTCAGCAGCTTCTTCCCCTACTTTTTTCAGCATTTTATCGATGCCTTTTTCAAATAAGTACGTTGTGTAAGCTCCTTCTGGCATCGTTTGTTGGCGTTCCTTAATTACATTCTCTAACTTCAATAAGAAAGAAACATCTTTCTCCGATCCTCCAGCAATCACTTCTTCATGGAAACAAGTCTCAGCCCCCGTATGGCATGCTGGCCCGGCAGGCTGCACTTCCACTACTAGCGCATCTTGGTCACAATCCAATGCTAAAGTAACAACTTTTTGTGTGTTTCCGCTAGTGGCTCCTTTATGCCACAATTCTTGTCGAGAGCGGCTCCAAAACCACGTTTCTTTTGTTTCAATCGTTTTTTGAAGACTCTCTTCATTCATATAGGCAAGAGTTAATACTTTTTTCGACTCTGCATCTTGCACAATGGCAGGAATTAAGCCTTTTTCATCAAATTTTACTTTGGATAAATCCATCATCGTACGTGCACTCCTTTCTCGCGAAGATGTTGTTTAACGTTTTCCACGCTCGTTTCGTTATAGTGAAAAATAGAAGCTGCAAGCCCTGCATCCGCGTCGGCTTTCTCAAAAACTTCTACAAAATCTTCTGCTGAACCTGCTCCACCAGACGCGATAACAGGAACGCGAACTGCAGATGTTACGGCTTTTGTCAGTTCAATATTAAAACCACTTTTTTCCCCATCTGCATCCATACTAGTTAAAAGAATTTCACCTGCTCCGCGTTTCACAGCTTCTTTCGCCCAGCTAATGACATCCCACTCTGTTTCTTTTCGACCACCGTGTGTATAGACCATCCACGTACCTTTTGCATCATCAAAACGTGCATCAATAGCTACCACGATACATTGAGATCCAAAGAAATCTGCTCCTTCTGTAATTAACTCTGGACGAAGTACTGCTGCTGTATTAAGGGAAATCTTATCAGCACCTGCACGTAAAATTCGTTTCATATCTTCCAAAGAGTTAATTCCGCCACCAACGGTAAATGGAATAGCAAGTGTCGCTGCAACTTCTCTTACCACTTCCACCATTGTTTTACGACCCTCATGAGAAGCAGAAATATCTAAGAATACTAGTTCATCTGCACCTTCCTCGTCATAGACTTTAGCCAGTTCAACTGGGTCACCAGCGTCACGAATGGAGACGAACTGGATTCCCTTTACAACTCGTCCATCTTTCACATCTAAACAAGGAATAATGCGTTTAGCGAGCATAGTTTTGTACCTCCGCTAACGCTTCTTTTACAGTAAAGCGGTTTTCATATAGTGATTTACCCATAATCGCACCAGCAACACCTTTGGATGTGTAACTCGCTAGTTGTCTCAAATCAGCAAGAGAACTTACACCACCAGAAGCAATAACATGTACACCAGTTGCTTCTGCCAGTTCGACGTTTGCAGCTACGTTTGGTCCAGCAAGTGTTCCGTCTGTTGCGATATCCGTGAAAATGATATTCTGGACGCCAGCTTTAGCGTATTCTTTTCCAATATCTACTGCTTTTACAGACGATGTTTCTATCCAACCATGCGTGGCAACAAACCCGTCTTTTGCATCTAAACCAATGACGATTCTCTCCTTATATTGCTCTACCCATTTCAACACTACTTCAGGTTGCGAAACTGCCAAGCTACCAATGATTACTCGGTCGACACCGTTTGTTAAATAGAACTCAATGTCCGATTCCTCCCGGATACCTCCACCGATTTGCACTCGTGCACCAAGCTCTTTCGCTACTTGAATAGGATACGCGTCATTTACTCGTTTACCTGCTTTGGCACCGTCCAAGTCAACCATGTGAATCCAGCTTGCACCTTGTTCCACAAAAGTTTTCGCCATATCAAATGGAGAATCTCCATACACCGTTTCTTTGTCATAATCCCCTTGCAATAAGCGTACACACTTTCCACCGCGCATATCTATCGCCGGATACAATTCGAATGTCATAGATTTTCCCCCTTTTCTACTAATTGGACAAAATTGCGTAACAACTGCATGCCTAGGACACTACTCTTTTCCGGATGGAACTGCATTCCCATCACGTTCCTGCGAGCTACTACAGCTGGAACTGTTACTCCGTATTCCGCTGTTGCTTGAATGTCCGCTGTATCTAACTCACTAGCATAAAACGAGTGAACAAAGTACGTATAACCAGTATCGACAGTTTTCACTATTAGATGATTACCGACGAAGGATAAATCATTCCATCCCATGTGAGGTATTTTCAAATCAGCAGACTCTGGAAAACGAACGATGGAACCTTTTAATAAGCCAAGTCCTTTCGTTTCGCGCACCTCGGTACTTTTCTCAAATAGCAACTGCATACCTAAACAAATACCTAGTAAAGGTTGCTTCGTAGTTTGTAAGAATTCTACTAATCCGTGTTTCTCTAACTGATCCATAGCATCTGGAAAAGCTCCAACTCCCGGCAGTAGTAATCCATCTGCTTTCTCAAGCTCTGCTATGTCACTTGTAATTATCGTTTCAACACCTATTCTTTCAAGTGCTTTTTCTACCGAGAATAAGTTACCCATTCCGTAGTCAATAATGGCAATCATTTATAACAATCCTTTCGTAGAAGGAACTCCTGTCACACGTGGGTCAATTTGCGTTGCATCGTCAATGGCACGAGCTACTGCTTTAAACACCGCTTCAATAATGTGGTGTGTATTGTGACCATAAGGAACGTTGATATGTAGATTTATTCTA is a genomic window containing:
- a CDS encoding gluconeogenesis factor YvcK family protein; protein product: MSTRQKKVVVIGGGTGLPVLLRGLKHHPVCLSAIVTVADDGGSSGRLRKDLDIPPPGDIRNVLAALSDVEPLVEQMFQHRFKTSNELAGHSLGNLIIAAMTNITGDFVHAVQEMSKVLNVRGTVLPAARESVVLHAEMSDGTIVSGESAIPLAKKEIKRVFLTPAKVETVPETLQAIEEADLILIGPGSLYTSIIPNLLVPGIQTALQNAKAEKIYICNLMTQLGETLHYSASDHIEALFHHLGGKFIDTILVNNEQVPIDILEQYKEELAQPVVFDIERLQELGLNVMIEDILTYQGGYLRHKTDRVAKLLVERLAQSPRS
- the rapZ gene encoding RNase adapter RapZ, coding for MSTGSSTTQLVIITGMSGAGKTVAIQSFEDLGFFCVDNLPPTLLSKFLELMKESGSKMNKVALVMDLRGREFFDHLFQALDEMTEVDWVTPQILFLDAANEVLVRRYKETRRTHPLAPSGLPLEGIEQERKLLEELKGRAQVTYYTSAMKPRELRERIIKEFSSTTQSTFTVNVMSFGFKYGIPIDADLVFDVRFLPNPHYIDSMRPKTGLDQEVYDYVCKWSETQKFFEKTTDLLSFMLPQYKREGKSQLVIAIGCTGGQHRSVALTERFAEYFKSDYHTVINHRDIERRKDPK
- a CDS encoding NUDIX hydrolase; this translates as MQRVTNCVFTQDDSVLMLQKPRRNWWVAPGGKMEQGEHIAQAVFREFSEETGLRIEGHTLSSVLTYIIKDKDNHIVNEWMMFTFKASNATGTVLETTEEGILSWQPIEAIKTLPMAEGDRKLIDHALHGTGILSGTLEYTEDFRLLHAEYFHTEV
- the trxB gene encoding thioredoxin-disulfide reductase, giving the protein MSEEKIYDVAIIGAGPAGMTAAVYTSRANLSTVMIERGVPGGQMANTEEVENYPGYDHILGPDLSNKMFEHAKKFGAEYAYGDIKEIVDGEELKTVKTSSKEFKARSVIITTGAEYKKIGVPGEKELGGRGVSYCAVCDGAFFKGKELVVVGGGDSAVEEGVYLTRFAEKVTIVHRREELRAQKILQQRAFDNEKVDFIWNHTVKEINEANGKVGSVTLVSTENGEETEFKADGVFIYIGMVPLTKPFENLGIMNEAGYIETNDKMETKVPGIFAAGDVREKTLRQIVTATGDGSIAAQTAQHYVEELVEKLKA
- a CDS encoding tetratricopeptide repeat protein, with translation MRKDIRLRRKQEKGQIVSFHPTGEYYFHRGITAYHRRELAKAKRYLERARELEPLEPTISTQLAILYTELGFFEKSNELLLEVMDDLDPYMKECLYFIANNYAHLGWFREAYQYATRYLTVEPTGEFAEDAEDLIELVEMDAGDLLGDEEEEDELIYKQEQARQLIADGKYDEAIALLNEVIQEHPEFWSAYNNLSLAFFHSGQIQKSFEILDEVLDKNPGNLHARCNLAVLFYYEGKKDEVDAVLRGLRIVRPILQEHRYKLGATFALLGYYEDAYKWLKLLARKGYEGDGAFYYWLSITSHQLGFTREAEYYWKKVVEQDPEKAGEEPWLMDNIQIHEEDPYYIMALVTSEDTVEIMYGLFLLSQLSSQEKRKLILENAPVQQLPMMEKAYLAYILKRDPAAEEQEDLLPMFTFVHDTAILLSQELFGEDKEYKPVILMWFSVFLRGVASGHTFKNEKAYASALQVVWHQLSGQKTTIKEWATLYGVSPSTVSKYCKVIKELLS
- the hisIE gene encoding bifunctional phosphoribosyl-AMP cyclohydrolase/phosphoribosyl-ATP diphosphatase HisIE, with the protein product MDLSKVKFDEKGLIPAIVQDAESKKVLTLAYMNEESLQKTIETKETWFWSRSRQELWHKGATSGNTQKVVTLALDCDQDALVVEVQPAGPACHTGAETCFHEEVIAGGSEKDVSFLLKLENVIKERQQTMPEGAYTTYLFEKGIDKMLKKVGEEAAEVIIGAKNRDREEVKWESADLLFHLMVVLREQGIEFSEVVDVLKERHAK
- the hisF gene encoding imidazole glycerol phosphate synthase subunit HisF; its protein translation is MLAKRIIPCLDVKDGRVVKGIQFVSIRDAGDPVELAKVYDEEGADELVFLDISASHEGRKTMVEVVREVAATLAIPFTVGGGINSLEDMKRILRAGADKISLNTAAVLRPELITEGADFFGSQCIVVAIDARFDDAKGTWMVYTHGGRKETEWDVISWAKEAVKRGAGEILLTSMDADGEKSGFNIELTKAVTSAVRVPVIASGGAGSAEDFVEVFEKADADAGLAASIFHYNETSVENVKQHLREKGVHVR
- the hisA gene encoding 1-(5-phosphoribosyl)-5-[(5-phosphoribosylamino)methylideneamino]imidazole-4-carboxamide isomerase, giving the protein MTFELYPAIDMRGGKCVRLLQGDYDKETVYGDSPFDMAKTFVEQGASWIHMVDLDGAKAGKRVNDAYPIQVAKELGARVQIGGGIREESDIEFYLTNGVDRVIIGSLAVSQPEVVLKWVEQYKERIVIGLDAKDGFVATHGWIETSSVKAVDIGKEYAKAGVQNIIFTDIATDGTLAGPNVAANVELAEATGVHVIASGGVSSLADLRQLASYTSKGVAGAIMGKSLYENRFTVKEALAEVQNYAR
- the hisH gene encoding imidazole glycerol phosphate synthase subunit HisH, yielding MIAIIDYGMGNLFSVEKALERIGVETIITSDIAELEKADGLLLPGVGAFPDAMDQLEKHGLVEFLQTTKQPLLGICLGMQLLFEKSTEVRETKGLGLLKGSIVRFPESADLKIPHMGWNDLSFVGNHLIVKTVDTGYTYFVHSFYASELDTADIQATAEYGVTVPAVVARRNVMGMQFHPEKSSVLGMQLLRNFVQLVEKGENL